One genomic region from Nymphaea colorata isolate Beijing-Zhang1983 chromosome 12, ASM883128v2, whole genome shotgun sequence encodes:
- the LOC116266331 gene encoding conserved oligomeric Golgi complex subunit 6 → MAVDLAPGLSRKLKKVLECRTDSPEVAASLATLDTFYTTNTPHDRRHLRSTIEKRSLSINQEFLLAASPALEALDRVEEDVNGLAECCDKIAKALSNCNIITGDIISTTERLEQELESTTQRQEIVSCFLRDYQLSNEEIIALREENLNENFFKALSRVQEIHTNCKILLRTHHQRAGLELMDMMAVYQEGAYERLCRWVQAECRKLGDSDNTEVSDLLKKAVRCLKERPVLFKYCAEEVANMRHNALFRRFISALTRGGPGGLPRPIEVHAHDPLRYVGDMLGWLHQALASERELVLVLFDPDAALDTGPTARRFSKDGANNSTRLETDLTFVLDRIFEGVCRPFKVRVEQVLQSQPSLILSYKLSNTLEFYSYTVQDLLGKDTALSNTLLILKDAAQQTFFDILKTRGDKILKYPSIITVDLSPPPFVSEGVLVLLEIIDTYNSMMVPASGKKPDFEPVISALLDPIVQMCQKAADAQKSKGTTLSSRRNKLGSDSRHLNRSASSSVDAILNNSLASSLQHAETPSTIFLINCLSAIQQPLLGREVAEKYVSRLASMIGAQLNILVDNEVDAILRACSLSDKMSYIQRLINEEQTSDSSLPLATMEETSPPVISESLRVFFAIITGSEGSLPEFEQMQVPQLRSKASVGVAKALAEVYERIYGAIVDPRNQYPEPKSLLRHPPGQVRTILGI, encoded by the exons aTGGCGGTGGATCTGGCGCCGGGATTGTCCCGGAAGCTGAAGAAGGTGCTGGAATGCCGGACTGACTCGCCGGAGGTGGCAGCGTCGCTCGCCACCCTCGACACCTTCTATACCACCAACACCCCGCACGACCGCAGGCACCTCAGATCCACCATCGAGAAGCGCTCCCTTTCCATCAACCAGGAGTTTCTTCTCGCTGCGTCCCCCGCATTAGAG GCACTGGATCGTGTGGAGGAAGACGTTAACGGATTGGCCGAATGTTGCGATAA GATCGCAAAGGCGTTGAGCAACTGTAACATAATAACCGGAGATATTATTAGTACCACTGAGAGACTTGAGCAGGAGCTTGAGAGTACCACTCAAAGGCAGGAGAtagtttcttgttttcttcgTGATTATCAGCTTTCCAATGAGGAG ATAATTGCATTAAGGGAGGAAAATTTGAATGAGAATTTCTTCAAAGCACTTTCTCGTGTTCAGGAGATCCATACCAACTGCAAGATACTGCTTAGAACACATCATCAG CGTGCAGGTTTGGAGTTGATGGATATGATGGCTGTTTACCAGGAAGGTGCTTATGAGCGTTTGTGCAG GTGGGTGCAAGCCGAATGCAGGAAATTGGGTGACAGTGACAACACTGAAGTTAGCGATCTTTTAAAGAAAGCTGTTCGTTGTTTGAAGGAGAGACCTGTTCTTTTCAAATACTGTGCTGAAGAG GTGGCAAATATGAGGCATAATGCACTATTTAGACGGTTCATAAGTGCTTTGACTCGGGGTGGACCTGGTGGACTGCCTAGGCCTATTGAAGTGCATGCTCATGATCCTTTGCGTTATGTAGGAGACATGTTGGGATGGCTGCACCAG GCTCTAGCTTCAGAACGGGAGCTTGTACTGGTTCTTTTTGATCCTGATGCTGCACTTGACACTGGTCCTACTGCACGACGATTCTCTAAAGATGGTGCAAACAATTCAACAAGATTGGAGACTGACCTAACATTTGTTCTTGATCGGATATTTGAAGGGGTATGCCGTCCTTTTAAAGTGAGAGTTGAGCAAGTTCTGCAATCACAGCCGAGCCTTATACTTTCATATAAACTCAGCAATACCCTGGAATTTTACAGCTACACC GTACAAGATTTGCTTGGAAAAGATACCGCTCTTTCTAATACATTGTTGATTCTAAAAGATGCTGCTCAGCAGACCTTCTTTGACATCTTAAAAACTAGAGGAGATAAGATCCTAAAGTATCCTTCAATAATAACAGTTGACCTATCCCCACCACCATTTGTAAGTGAAGGTGTTCTGGTTCTGCTAGAAATAATTGATACATACAACAGCATGATGGTTCCTGCATCAGGGAAAAAGCCAGATTTTGAACCAGTGATATCTGCATTGTTGGATCCCATAGTCCAG ATGTGCCAAAAGGCTGCAGATGCCCAAAAATCAAAAGGGACAACTTTGTCATCCAGACGGAACAAACTGGGCTCAGATTCACGTCATTTAAATCGATCCGCATCTTCTTCAGTGGATGCAATTCTGAACAACAGTTTGGCTTCCTCTCTTCAG CATGCTGAAACCCCTTCGACGATTTTCCTCATCAACTGTTTGTCAGCCATTCAACAGCCATTGTTGGGTCGTGAAGTTGCTGAGAAATATGTAAGCCGTCTTGCATCTATGATTGGGGCCCAGCTAAACATTCTTGTGGACAACGAAGTGGATGCTATTCTCAGGGCTTGTAGTCTGTCTGACAAGATGTCCTATATTCAGCGATTAATCAATGAAGAGCAAACCAGTGACAGTTCATTGCCTCTAGCAACAATGGAGGAAACATCGCCTCCTGTAATTTCAGAGAGTCTTAGAGTTTTCTTTGCCATTATCACTGGCAGTGAGGGCTCCCTTCCGGAATTTGAGCAGATGCAGGTTCCACAACTTAGGTCAAAGGCTAGCGTTGGTGTGGCAAAGGCCCTTGCAGAAGTGTATGAACGTATATATGGTGCTATAGTTGATCCACGGAACCAGTATCCTGAACCTAAGTCATTACTGAGGCATCCACCAGGTCAGGTGCGGACCATCTTAGGAATATGA